A window of Tripterygium wilfordii isolate XIE 37 chromosome 7, ASM1340144v1, whole genome shotgun sequence contains these coding sequences:
- the LOC120002172 gene encoding replication factor C subunit 1 isoform X4 has product MQGDIRKWFMKSHDKGDGSAPKPVQPAENNLKNPPLAESQSEPVNGGQERSSRRKTSKYFATDKTKTKETIEIEEPSVKRKIKKDSGESPKTPPSKKLHKVEDDDDDFVPGTKKNSVDVTISKKLKSGSSRGVTQKLVDNDGSDEDDVKDSESSLKTGGRGRGGRGATGTAAGGRGRGGGRGGFMNFGDRQSPPHKGEKEVPEGASDCLAGLTFVISGTLDCLEREEAEDLIKRHGGRVTGSVSKKTNYLLCDEDIGGRKSEKAKELGTAFLTEDGLFDMIRASKSGKSTVQEESKKSVEKSVTSLPKKSPQKVEVKSNSLATNVAREGLNSDTSLAKQKELKTQCSSLPWTEKYRPKVPNEMIGNQSMVNQLHNWLSNWNEQFLNTGNKGKGKKQNDSGSKKAVLLSGTPGIGKTTSARLVSRMLSFQAIEVNASDSRGKADAKISKGIGGSNANSIKELVSNEALNTNMDSRSKHPKTVLIMDEVDGMSAGDRGGVADLIASIKISKIPIICICNDRYSQKLKSLVNCCLALSFRKPTKQQMAKRLMQVAKGEGLQVNEIALEELAERVNGDMRIALNQLQYMSLSMSVIKYDDIRQRLLSSRKDEDISPFVAVDKLLGFNGGKLKMDERIDLSMSDPDLIPLLIQENYINYRPSAVGKDDSGVKRMNLIARAAESIADGDIVNVQIRRYRQWQLSQTGSLASCIFPAALLHGQREILEQGERNFNRFGGWLGKNSTMGKNLRLLEDFHIHFLASRESNVERVTLRLEYLSLLLKRMTDPLRVLSKDEAVKEVLELMNEYSISQEDFDAIVELSKFHGHKNPLDGILPAVKSALTKSYNDGRRSRLVKAADLITLPGMRKAPKKRIAAILEPSVDEFGQEKVEALGESEEESSSDREDSDIANGEKLQSEFRSLRSKGIQVEVELKGTDSKPKKTSAGRGKGGAGSTQKTPSCRGKGGSESSEKKGRRSSGAGAKRKRR; this is encoded by the exons ATG CAGGGTGATATTAGAAAGTGGTTTATGAAATCTCATGACAAAGGCGATGGAAGTGCACCGAAGCCTGTACAGCCTGCAGAGAACAATTTGAAGAATCCTCCTCTGGCTGAGTCACAGTCTGAACCA GTGAATGGTGGCCAAGAAAGATCAAGCAGAAGGAAAACCAGCAAGTATTTTGCGACAGACAAAACAAAGACCAAAGAAACAATAGAAATAGAGGAACCTTCAGTtaagaggaaaataaaaaaggatagTGGTGAATCACCAAAAACCCCTCCCTCAAAAAAGCTGCACAAAGTTGAGGATGACGACGATGACTTTGTGCCAGGCACTAAGAAAAACTCTGTTGATGTTACTATTAGTAAGAAATTGAAGAGTGGTTCAAGTAGGGGAGTTACACAGAAACTTGTTGATAATGACGGaagtgatgaagatgatgttaaGGACAGTGAATCTTCTCTTAAAACTGGTGGAAGGGGGCGTGGTGGTAGGGGTGCAACAGGGACAGCAGCTGGTGGAAGAGGGCGGGGTGGTGGAAGGGGTGGCTTTATGAATTTTGGAGATAGGCAAAGTCCTCCTCACAAAGGAGAAAAG GAAGTTCCTGAAGGTGCTTCTGATTGTCTAGCTGGCTTAACTTTTGTGATCAGTGGAACTCTTGACTg TTTGGAAAGAGAGGAAGCCGAAGATTTGATTAAACGGCATGGGGGCCGCGTGACGGGATCTGTCAGCAAGAAAACG AATTACCTTCTATGTGATGAGGATATAGGAGGAAGAAAGTCTGAAAAGGCCAAAGAACTTGG TACTGCCTTTCTCACAGAGGATGGATTGTTTGATATGATACGTGCATCGAAGAGTGGAAAGTCAACTGTACAAGAAGAGTCAAAGAAATCTGTGGAGAAATCAGTTACATCTTTGCCAAAGAAAAGCCCTCAAAAAGTGGAAGTTAAAA GCAACTCATTGGCAACAAATGTGGCTCGAGAAGGTTTGAACTCAGACACCTCCCTGGCAAAGCAGAAAGAATTGAAGACGCAATGTTCTTCCTTGCCATGGACAGAAAAGTACAGGCCAAAGGTTCCAAATGAGATGATTGGGAATCAATCTATG GTTAACCAACTTCATAATTGGTTGTCAAATTGGAATGAGCAGTTTCTGAATACTGGAAAtaaaggaaagggaaaaaagcAGAATGATTCTGGTTCCAAAAAGGCAGTTCTGCTAAGCGGAACACCTGGTATAGGGAAAACCACATCAGCAAGGTTGGTTAGTCGGATGCTCAGTTTCCAGGCTATTGAG GTAAATGCTAGTGACAGTCGTGGGAAGGCTGACGCTAAGATCTCTAAAGGAATTGgtggaagcaatgcaaattctATAAAGGAGCTTGTAAGCAATGAAGCCCTGAATACAAATATGGATAG CAGGTCAAAGCATCCAAAGACAGTACTCATCATGGACGAGGTAGATGGAATGTCTGCTGGAGATAGAGGTGGAGTTGCTGATCTTATTGCCAGTATAAAAATATCCAAAATTCCTATTATCTGCATCTGTAATGACCGCTACAGTCAGAAATTGAAAAGTCTTGTCAATTGCTGCTTGGCTCTCAGCTTCCGTAAACCGACAAAACAGCAG ATGGCAAAGAGATTAATGCAAGTTGCAAAAGGAGAAGGTCTTCAAGTTAATGAG ATTGCTCTTGAGGAACTTGCAGAGAGAGTCAATGGAGATATGCGCATAGCACTAAACCAGTTGCAATACATGAGCCTCTCTATGTCAGTCATTAAGTATGATGACATTAGACAGCGACTACTAAGCAGTAGGAAGGATGAGGATATCTCACCATTCGTGGCTGTTGATAA GCTGCTGGGCTTTAATGGGGGGAAGCTTAAGATGGATGAACGGATTGACCTTAGCATGAGTGACCCTGATCTCATTCCGCTTCTAATACAG GAAAATTATATCAATTATCGGCCTAGTGCAGTTGGTAAAGATGACAGTGGGGTGAAACGTATGAACTTGATTGCCCGTGCTGCTGAATCTATTGCTGATGGGGATATAGTAAATGTGCAAATTCGAAGATATAGACAGTGGCAGCTCTCTCAAACTGGATCCTTGGCTTCTTGTATTTTTCC TGCGGCATTACTGCATGGACAAAGAGAGATACTTGAACAG GGAGAACGTAATTTCAATAGATTTGGTGGTTGGTTGGGCAAAAATTCGACAATGGGCAAAAATTTAAGGCTTTTGGAGGATTTCCATATTCACTTCCTTGCTTCTCGTGAGTCTAATGTGGAAAG GGTGACTCTTCGTCTAGAATATCTTAGTCTTCTTCTTAAACGAATGACTGATCCTCTTCGGGTGTTGTCTAAG GATGAAGCTGTTAAGGAAGTTCTTGAGTTAATGAATGAATACTCGATAAGTCAGGAGGACTTCGATGCTATTGTTGAGTTATCAAAATTTCAT GGACATAAAAATCCACTGGACGGAATACTACCAGCTGTCAAATCAGCTCTGACAAAATCGTATAATGACGGACGTAGATCCCGGTTGGTAAAAGCTGCAGATTTAATCACACTTCCTGGAATGAGAAAGGCCCCTAAGAAGCGGATTGCAGCGATCCTAGAACCATCTGTTGATGAATTTGGACAGGAGAAAGTTGAAGCGTTGGgcgaaagtgaagaagaaagttcTTCAGACAGAGAGGACTCAG ACATTGCCAATGGCGAAAAGCTGCAGTCAGAATTTCGAAGTTTGCGTTCAAAAG GAATTCAAGTAGAAGTGGAATTGAAGGGCACTGATTCAAAGCCCAAAAAGACATCAGCTGGCAGAGGTAAAGGCGGGGCTGGCTCTACACAGAAGACACCCTCATGTAGAGGAAAAGGAGGATCTGAATCATCAGAAAAGAAAGGCAGGCGGAGTTCGGGGGCTGGAGCCAAACGAAAGAGGAGATGA
- the LOC120002172 gene encoding replication factor C subunit 1 isoform X2, translated as MQGDIRKWFMKSHDKGDGSAPKPVQPAENNLKNPPLAESQSEPVNGGQERSSRRKTSKYFATDKTKTKETIEIEEPSVKRKIKKDSGESPKTPPSKKLHKVEDDDDDFVPGTKKNSVDVTISKKLKSGSSRGVTQKLVDNDGSDEDDVKDSESSLKTGGRGRGGRGATGTAAGGRGRGGGRGGFMNFGDRQSPPHKGEKEVPEGASDCLAGLTFVISGTLDCLEREEAEDLIKRHGGRVTGSVSKKTNYLLCDEDIGGRKSEKAKELGTAFLTEDGLFDMIRASKSGKSTVQEESKKSVEKSVTSLPKKSPQKVEVKSNSLATNVAREGLNSDTSLAKQKELKTQCSSLPWTEKYRPKVPNEMIGNQSMVNQLHNWLSNWNEQFLNTGNKGKGKKQNDSGSKKAVLLSGTPGIGKTTSARLVSRMLSFQAIEVNASDSRGKADAKISKGIGGSNANSIKELVSNEALNTNMDRSKHPKTVLIMDEVDGMSAGDRGGVADLIASIKISKIPIICICNDRYSQKLKSLVNCCLALSFRKPTKQQMAKRLMQVAKGEGLQVNEVIALEELAERVNGDMRIALNQLQYMSLSMSVIKYDDIRQRLLSSRKDEDISPFVAVDKLLGFNGGKLKMDERIDLSMSDPDLIPLLIQENYINYRPSAVGKDDSGVKRMNLIARAAESIADGDIVNVQIRRYRQWQLSQTGSLASCIFPAALLHGQREILEQGERNFNRFGGWLGKNSTMGKNLRLLEDFHIHFLASRESNVERVTLRLEYLSLLLKRMTDPLRVLSKDEAVKEVLELMNEYSISQEDFDAIVELSKFHGHKNPLDGILPAVKSALTKSYNDGRRSRLVKAADLITLPGMRKAPKKRIAAILEPSVDEFGQEKVEALGESEEESSSDREDSDIANGEKLQSEFRSLRSKGIQVEVELKGTDSKPKKTSAGRGKGGAGSTQKTPSCRGKGGSESSEKKGRRSSGAGAKRKRR; from the exons ATG CAGGGTGATATTAGAAAGTGGTTTATGAAATCTCATGACAAAGGCGATGGAAGTGCACCGAAGCCTGTACAGCCTGCAGAGAACAATTTGAAGAATCCTCCTCTGGCTGAGTCACAGTCTGAACCA GTGAATGGTGGCCAAGAAAGATCAAGCAGAAGGAAAACCAGCAAGTATTTTGCGACAGACAAAACAAAGACCAAAGAAACAATAGAAATAGAGGAACCTTCAGTtaagaggaaaataaaaaaggatagTGGTGAATCACCAAAAACCCCTCCCTCAAAAAAGCTGCACAAAGTTGAGGATGACGACGATGACTTTGTGCCAGGCACTAAGAAAAACTCTGTTGATGTTACTATTAGTAAGAAATTGAAGAGTGGTTCAAGTAGGGGAGTTACACAGAAACTTGTTGATAATGACGGaagtgatgaagatgatgttaaGGACAGTGAATCTTCTCTTAAAACTGGTGGAAGGGGGCGTGGTGGTAGGGGTGCAACAGGGACAGCAGCTGGTGGAAGAGGGCGGGGTGGTGGAAGGGGTGGCTTTATGAATTTTGGAGATAGGCAAAGTCCTCCTCACAAAGGAGAAAAG GAAGTTCCTGAAGGTGCTTCTGATTGTCTAGCTGGCTTAACTTTTGTGATCAGTGGAACTCTTGACTg TTTGGAAAGAGAGGAAGCCGAAGATTTGATTAAACGGCATGGGGGCCGCGTGACGGGATCTGTCAGCAAGAAAACG AATTACCTTCTATGTGATGAGGATATAGGAGGAAGAAAGTCTGAAAAGGCCAAAGAACTTGG TACTGCCTTTCTCACAGAGGATGGATTGTTTGATATGATACGTGCATCGAAGAGTGGAAAGTCAACTGTACAAGAAGAGTCAAAGAAATCTGTGGAGAAATCAGTTACATCTTTGCCAAAGAAAAGCCCTCAAAAAGTGGAAGTTAAAA GCAACTCATTGGCAACAAATGTGGCTCGAGAAGGTTTGAACTCAGACACCTCCCTGGCAAAGCAGAAAGAATTGAAGACGCAATGTTCTTCCTTGCCATGGACAGAAAAGTACAGGCCAAAGGTTCCAAATGAGATGATTGGGAATCAATCTATG GTTAACCAACTTCATAATTGGTTGTCAAATTGGAATGAGCAGTTTCTGAATACTGGAAAtaaaggaaagggaaaaaagcAGAATGATTCTGGTTCCAAAAAGGCAGTTCTGCTAAGCGGAACACCTGGTATAGGGAAAACCACATCAGCAAGGTTGGTTAGTCGGATGCTCAGTTTCCAGGCTATTGAG GTAAATGCTAGTGACAGTCGTGGGAAGGCTGACGCTAAGATCTCTAAAGGAATTGgtggaagcaatgcaaattctATAAAGGAGCTTGTAAGCAATGAAGCCCTGAATACAAATATGGATAG GTCAAAGCATCCAAAGACAGTACTCATCATGGACGAGGTAGATGGAATGTCTGCTGGAGATAGAGGTGGAGTTGCTGATCTTATTGCCAGTATAAAAATATCCAAAATTCCTATTATCTGCATCTGTAATGACCGCTACAGTCAGAAATTGAAAAGTCTTGTCAATTGCTGCTTGGCTCTCAGCTTCCGTAAACCGACAAAACAGCAG ATGGCAAAGAGATTAATGCAAGTTGCAAAAGGAGAAGGTCTTCAAGTTAATGAGGTA ATTGCTCTTGAGGAACTTGCAGAGAGAGTCAATGGAGATATGCGCATAGCACTAAACCAGTTGCAATACATGAGCCTCTCTATGTCAGTCATTAAGTATGATGACATTAGACAGCGACTACTAAGCAGTAGGAAGGATGAGGATATCTCACCATTCGTGGCTGTTGATAA GCTGCTGGGCTTTAATGGGGGGAAGCTTAAGATGGATGAACGGATTGACCTTAGCATGAGTGACCCTGATCTCATTCCGCTTCTAATACAG GAAAATTATATCAATTATCGGCCTAGTGCAGTTGGTAAAGATGACAGTGGGGTGAAACGTATGAACTTGATTGCCCGTGCTGCTGAATCTATTGCTGATGGGGATATAGTAAATGTGCAAATTCGAAGATATAGACAGTGGCAGCTCTCTCAAACTGGATCCTTGGCTTCTTGTATTTTTCC TGCGGCATTACTGCATGGACAAAGAGAGATACTTGAACAG GGAGAACGTAATTTCAATAGATTTGGTGGTTGGTTGGGCAAAAATTCGACAATGGGCAAAAATTTAAGGCTTTTGGAGGATTTCCATATTCACTTCCTTGCTTCTCGTGAGTCTAATGTGGAAAG GGTGACTCTTCGTCTAGAATATCTTAGTCTTCTTCTTAAACGAATGACTGATCCTCTTCGGGTGTTGTCTAAG GATGAAGCTGTTAAGGAAGTTCTTGAGTTAATGAATGAATACTCGATAAGTCAGGAGGACTTCGATGCTATTGTTGAGTTATCAAAATTTCAT GGACATAAAAATCCACTGGACGGAATACTACCAGCTGTCAAATCAGCTCTGACAAAATCGTATAATGACGGACGTAGATCCCGGTTGGTAAAAGCTGCAGATTTAATCACACTTCCTGGAATGAGAAAGGCCCCTAAGAAGCGGATTGCAGCGATCCTAGAACCATCTGTTGATGAATTTGGACAGGAGAAAGTTGAAGCGTTGGgcgaaagtgaagaagaaagttcTTCAGACAGAGAGGACTCAG ACATTGCCAATGGCGAAAAGCTGCAGTCAGAATTTCGAAGTTTGCGTTCAAAAG GAATTCAAGTAGAAGTGGAATTGAAGGGCACTGATTCAAAGCCCAAAAAGACATCAGCTGGCAGAGGTAAAGGCGGGGCTGGCTCTACACAGAAGACACCCTCATGTAGAGGAAAAGGAGGATCTGAATCATCAGAAAAGAAAGGCAGGCGGAGTTCGGGGGCTGGAGCCAAACGAAAGAGGAGATGA
- the LOC120002172 gene encoding replication factor C subunit 1 isoform X5 translates to MQGDIRKWFMKSHDKGDGSAPKPVQPAENNLKNPPLAESQSEPVNGGQERSSRRKTSKYFATDKTKTKETIEIEEPSVKRKIKKDSGESPKTPPSKKLHKVEDDDDDFVPGTKKNSVDVTISKKLKSGSSRGVTQKLVDNDGSDEDDVKDSESSLKTGGRGRGGRGATGTAAGGRGRGGGRGGFMNFGDRQSPPHKGEKEVPEGASDCLAGLTFVISGTLDCLEREEAEDLIKRHGGRVTGSVSKKTNYLLCDEDIGGRKSEKAKELGTAFLTEDGLFDMIRASKSGKSTVQEESKKSVEKSVTSLPKKSPQKVEVKSNSLATNVAREGLNSDTSLAKQKELKTQCSSLPWTEKYRPKVPNEMIGNQSMVNQLHNWLSNWNEQFLNTGNKGKGKKQNDSGSKKAVLLSGTPGIGKTTSARLVSRMLSFQAIEVNASDSRGKADAKISKGIGGSNANSIKELVSNEALNTNMDRSKHPKTVLIMDEVDGMSAGDRGGVADLIASIKISKIPIICICNDRYSQKLKSLVNCCLALSFRKPTKQQMAKRLMQVAKGEGLQVNEIALEELAERVNGDMRIALNQLQYMSLSMSVIKYDDIRQRLLSSRKDEDISPFVAVDKLLGFNGGKLKMDERIDLSMSDPDLIPLLIQENYINYRPSAVGKDDSGVKRMNLIARAAESIADGDIVNVQIRRYRQWQLSQTGSLASCIFPAALLHGQREILEQGERNFNRFGGWLGKNSTMGKNLRLLEDFHIHFLASRESNVERVTLRLEYLSLLLKRMTDPLRVLSKDEAVKEVLELMNEYSISQEDFDAIVELSKFHGHKNPLDGILPAVKSALTKSYNDGRRSRLVKAADLITLPGMRKAPKKRIAAILEPSVDEFGQEKVEALGESEEESSSDREDSDIANGEKLQSEFRSLRSKGIQVEVELKGTDSKPKKTSAGRGKGGAGSTQKTPSCRGKGGSESSEKKGRRSSGAGAKRKRR, encoded by the exons ATG CAGGGTGATATTAGAAAGTGGTTTATGAAATCTCATGACAAAGGCGATGGAAGTGCACCGAAGCCTGTACAGCCTGCAGAGAACAATTTGAAGAATCCTCCTCTGGCTGAGTCACAGTCTGAACCA GTGAATGGTGGCCAAGAAAGATCAAGCAGAAGGAAAACCAGCAAGTATTTTGCGACAGACAAAACAAAGACCAAAGAAACAATAGAAATAGAGGAACCTTCAGTtaagaggaaaataaaaaaggatagTGGTGAATCACCAAAAACCCCTCCCTCAAAAAAGCTGCACAAAGTTGAGGATGACGACGATGACTTTGTGCCAGGCACTAAGAAAAACTCTGTTGATGTTACTATTAGTAAGAAATTGAAGAGTGGTTCAAGTAGGGGAGTTACACAGAAACTTGTTGATAATGACGGaagtgatgaagatgatgttaaGGACAGTGAATCTTCTCTTAAAACTGGTGGAAGGGGGCGTGGTGGTAGGGGTGCAACAGGGACAGCAGCTGGTGGAAGAGGGCGGGGTGGTGGAAGGGGTGGCTTTATGAATTTTGGAGATAGGCAAAGTCCTCCTCACAAAGGAGAAAAG GAAGTTCCTGAAGGTGCTTCTGATTGTCTAGCTGGCTTAACTTTTGTGATCAGTGGAACTCTTGACTg TTTGGAAAGAGAGGAAGCCGAAGATTTGATTAAACGGCATGGGGGCCGCGTGACGGGATCTGTCAGCAAGAAAACG AATTACCTTCTATGTGATGAGGATATAGGAGGAAGAAAGTCTGAAAAGGCCAAAGAACTTGG TACTGCCTTTCTCACAGAGGATGGATTGTTTGATATGATACGTGCATCGAAGAGTGGAAAGTCAACTGTACAAGAAGAGTCAAAGAAATCTGTGGAGAAATCAGTTACATCTTTGCCAAAGAAAAGCCCTCAAAAAGTGGAAGTTAAAA GCAACTCATTGGCAACAAATGTGGCTCGAGAAGGTTTGAACTCAGACACCTCCCTGGCAAAGCAGAAAGAATTGAAGACGCAATGTTCTTCCTTGCCATGGACAGAAAAGTACAGGCCAAAGGTTCCAAATGAGATGATTGGGAATCAATCTATG GTTAACCAACTTCATAATTGGTTGTCAAATTGGAATGAGCAGTTTCTGAATACTGGAAAtaaaggaaagggaaaaaagcAGAATGATTCTGGTTCCAAAAAGGCAGTTCTGCTAAGCGGAACACCTGGTATAGGGAAAACCACATCAGCAAGGTTGGTTAGTCGGATGCTCAGTTTCCAGGCTATTGAG GTAAATGCTAGTGACAGTCGTGGGAAGGCTGACGCTAAGATCTCTAAAGGAATTGgtggaagcaatgcaaattctATAAAGGAGCTTGTAAGCAATGAAGCCCTGAATACAAATATGGATAG GTCAAAGCATCCAAAGACAGTACTCATCATGGACGAGGTAGATGGAATGTCTGCTGGAGATAGAGGTGGAGTTGCTGATCTTATTGCCAGTATAAAAATATCCAAAATTCCTATTATCTGCATCTGTAATGACCGCTACAGTCAGAAATTGAAAAGTCTTGTCAATTGCTGCTTGGCTCTCAGCTTCCGTAAACCGACAAAACAGCAG ATGGCAAAGAGATTAATGCAAGTTGCAAAAGGAGAAGGTCTTCAAGTTAATGAG ATTGCTCTTGAGGAACTTGCAGAGAGAGTCAATGGAGATATGCGCATAGCACTAAACCAGTTGCAATACATGAGCCTCTCTATGTCAGTCATTAAGTATGATGACATTAGACAGCGACTACTAAGCAGTAGGAAGGATGAGGATATCTCACCATTCGTGGCTGTTGATAA GCTGCTGGGCTTTAATGGGGGGAAGCTTAAGATGGATGAACGGATTGACCTTAGCATGAGTGACCCTGATCTCATTCCGCTTCTAATACAG GAAAATTATATCAATTATCGGCCTAGTGCAGTTGGTAAAGATGACAGTGGGGTGAAACGTATGAACTTGATTGCCCGTGCTGCTGAATCTATTGCTGATGGGGATATAGTAAATGTGCAAATTCGAAGATATAGACAGTGGCAGCTCTCTCAAACTGGATCCTTGGCTTCTTGTATTTTTCC TGCGGCATTACTGCATGGACAAAGAGAGATACTTGAACAG GGAGAACGTAATTTCAATAGATTTGGTGGTTGGTTGGGCAAAAATTCGACAATGGGCAAAAATTTAAGGCTTTTGGAGGATTTCCATATTCACTTCCTTGCTTCTCGTGAGTCTAATGTGGAAAG GGTGACTCTTCGTCTAGAATATCTTAGTCTTCTTCTTAAACGAATGACTGATCCTCTTCGGGTGTTGTCTAAG GATGAAGCTGTTAAGGAAGTTCTTGAGTTAATGAATGAATACTCGATAAGTCAGGAGGACTTCGATGCTATTGTTGAGTTATCAAAATTTCAT GGACATAAAAATCCACTGGACGGAATACTACCAGCTGTCAAATCAGCTCTGACAAAATCGTATAATGACGGACGTAGATCCCGGTTGGTAAAAGCTGCAGATTTAATCACACTTCCTGGAATGAGAAAGGCCCCTAAGAAGCGGATTGCAGCGATCCTAGAACCATCTGTTGATGAATTTGGACAGGAGAAAGTTGAAGCGTTGGgcgaaagtgaagaagaaagttcTTCAGACAGAGAGGACTCAG ACATTGCCAATGGCGAAAAGCTGCAGTCAGAATTTCGAAGTTTGCGTTCAAAAG GAATTCAAGTAGAAGTGGAATTGAAGGGCACTGATTCAAAGCCCAAAAAGACATCAGCTGGCAGAGGTAAAGGCGGGGCTGGCTCTACACAGAAGACACCCTCATGTAGAGGAAAAGGAGGATCTGAATCATCAGAAAAGAAAGGCAGGCGGAGTTCGGGGGCTGGAGCCAAACGAAAGAGGAGATGA